GAAGATTTCGGCATGACGCGGGCCGATATCTCAGATATCAGGGGTGGAGATGCCGAACAGAACGCCGCTATTGTCCGAGAAATCCTGGCCGGCCAGCCCGGCCCCAAACGTGACATCGTGCTCTTGAATGCAGGGGCCACCTTTTATGCCGCCCGCAAGGCACAGGACATACACGAAGGCATCAATATGGCTGCCGAAAGCATAGACTCGGGCATGGCGGCCCAAAAACTCGAGCAACTCATAGAAAAGACCAATCAGGTCAGCACATGATGCAGAATGCCAGATGTTTATCCGAACAGCAGCGTGCCAATCGGCAACGGTAGTAGTTCACGACTGCCGAGGGTAACGGGTTTTGATCCGGTATCGGGCATCTTGTGTCTGGCATCAGGAATCAGGCACTTTAGATTATAGGCATTTCATATATGATACTCGATCAAATTGTGGCCCATAAAAAGAAAGAGATTGCAACCCTCAGGGAGGTAACGTCTCTTGCCAGCCTGAAGAGACATGCAGAGGCAGTTGAGACACCACGAGGGTTTCGACAAGCCCTGGCACGATCTTCAACTATAGCGTTAATCGCTGAGGTCAAGAAGTCATCGCCCTCTGCTGGTCTGATTCGCAAAGACGTTGATCCTGTTCGCATTGGAGAAATCTATGAAGACTCTGGCGCTTCAGCTATTTCCGTGCTTACAGACGATCAATTCTTTAATGGAAGCCTTGCCAGCATGAGGGAGGTTAAACAAGCTGTTAGTATTCCCGTGTTGCGTAAGGATTTCATTATCGACCCTTTTCAGATCTATGAAGCGCGAGCCTTTGGCGCTGACGCAGTTTTGTTGATCGTAGCCATCCTTTATGATGACCAGCTTCGCGCCTTTCTTGATATCTGCAAAGATCTCGGGCTTGATGCCCTGGTAGAGATCCACACGGAACAGGAGCGGGACAAGGCCCTTGAGGCAGGCGCTGACCTAATCGGAATCAACAACAGGGACCTAAAAACATTTGCAGTGGACCTTTCCACGACTATCGACCTTGTTCCAGGTTTACCAAAAGAAGCGCTCTGTGTGAGCGAAAGTGGCATTAAGAGCCATGATGACATCAGGCGCCTTATGGAAGCGGCTGTTGATGCAGTGCTGGTAGGCACAGCCCTTATGGAGGCAGGAGATATTGGGGCAAAGATTAAAGAGTTGTTGGATTTCCGGCTGTGAGTTATTACTGGTCATTGGTCATTTGGAAAGTTTGAATGTTTAGCTCAATACCTAAAATAAAAATCTGCGGAATCACCCGTGAGGCTGACGCCCAGTTTGCTGCCAGCCTGGGCGTAGATGCCCTGGGGTTTGTCCTGGCTGAGAGTTCCCGACGGGTAGACCCCCGCGTGGTTCGAGAAATAACCTTATCGCTGCCGCCCTTTGTAAGTACTGTAGGGGTG
The window above is part of the Deltaproteobacteria bacterium genome. Proteins encoded here:
- the trpC gene encoding indole-3-glycerol phosphate synthase TrpC — encoded protein: MILDQIVAHKKKEIATLREVTSLASLKRHAEAVETPRGFRQALARSSTIALIAEVKKSSPSAGLIRKDVDPVRIGEIYEDSGASAISVLTDDQFFNGSLASMREVKQAVSIPVLRKDFIIDPFQIYEARAFGADAVLLIVAILYDDQLRAFLDICKDLGLDALVEIHTEQERDKALEAGADLIGINNRDLKTFAVDLSTTIDLVPGLPKEALCVSESGIKSHDDIRRLMEAAVDAVLVGTALMEAGDIGAKIKELLDFRL